The following proteins are co-located in the Rippkaea orientalis PCC 8801 genome:
- a CDS encoding GTP-binding protein, with amino-acid sequence MTQGRFDEENQQQQAKASLQQALSWYASFRRHWNYPPNPELQAAVRKDLQALKGALDKLEDNVIVIATFGLVSRGKSAVINALTGQKLLETGPLHGVTQWPKSVRWTPASGKIQVELIDTPGLDEIDGEARANMAREIAYQADLILFVVAGDITRTEYEALSELRKSQKPLILVFNKIDLYPDQDSQEIYQQLQKISLNQQNPIFSTDDIIRVAAEPQPIPVRVEYPDGTVTEEWETPPPQIDELRQKILTLLNQEGRLLLSINALRQAKLAEENIAKKTLQIRQKEAEEIIWNYAKYKALAVVLNPLVFLDMIGGAIADLALIRSLAQLYGLPITSHEAGKLWRKILLSSGSLLLGEITSLIILGFGKTAAAAVSIFDNPTALTTYTTTAFIQGGIAGYFAYVIGKAAQDYLEKGCSWGPSGPSTVIETIINQVNPNTFIYRLRQEL; translated from the coding sequence ATGACACAAGGGCGTTTTGACGAAGAAAATCAGCAACAACAAGCTAAAGCGAGTCTTCAACAAGCGTTATCTTGGTATGCCAGTTTTCGTCGTCATTGGAACTATCCCCCCAACCCTGAACTACAAGCGGCAGTTCGCAAAGATTTACAAGCCTTAAAAGGGGCTTTAGATAAACTCGAAGACAATGTAATTGTTATTGCCACTTTTGGTTTAGTGAGTCGCGGAAAATCTGCGGTTATTAATGCTTTGACGGGACAAAAACTCCTTGAAACCGGTCCTTTACATGGGGTAACTCAATGGCCAAAATCAGTGCGTTGGACTCCTGCAAGTGGTAAAATTCAAGTGGAATTGATTGATACGCCAGGGTTAGATGAAATTGACGGCGAAGCTAGGGCGAATATGGCGCGAGAAATTGCCTATCAAGCGGACTTAATTCTCTTTGTCGTTGCCGGAGATATTACTCGGACTGAATATGAAGCGTTAAGTGAGTTACGCAAGAGTCAAAAACCCTTAATTTTGGTGTTTAATAAAATTGATCTTTATCCCGATCAAGATAGCCAAGAAATTTATCAACAATTGCAAAAAATCTCTTTAAATCAGCAAAATCCTATCTTTTCGACCGATGATATTATTAGGGTAGCAGCCGAACCCCAACCCATTCCCGTTAGAGTAGAATATCCCGATGGAACTGTAACCGAAGAATGGGAGACTCCTCCACCACAAATCGATGAACTGCGACAAAAAATCTTGACACTTTTGAATCAAGAAGGACGATTATTATTATCAATTAATGCTCTCAGACAAGCTAAACTCGCTGAGGAAAATATTGCTAAAAAAACCCTTCAAATACGACAAAAAGAAGCCGAAGAAATTATTTGGAATTATGCTAAATATAAAGCCTTAGCAGTGGTTTTAAATCCTTTGGTTTTTTTGGATATGATTGGGGGAGCGATCGCAGATCTTGCCTTAATTCGATCTTTAGCACAATTGTACGGACTCCCCATTACCAGTCACGAAGCGGGTAAACTGTGGCGAAAAATTCTCTTGAGTTCAGGGAGTTTACTCTTAGGAGAAATAACCAGTCTCATCATTCTAGGATTCGGAAAAACGGCAGCAGCAGCCGTCAGTATTTTTGATAATCCGACTGCTTTAACCACCTATACAACCACCGCTTTTATTCAGGGAGGAATTGCCGGATATTTTGCTTATGTCATTGGAAAAGCTGCTCAAGACTATTTAGAAAAAGGCTGTAGTTGGGGGCCAAGCGGACCGAGTACCGTCATTGAAACGATTATTAATCAAGTTAATCCCAATACCTTTATTTATCGTTTACGGCAAGAATTATAG
- the glgB gene encoding 1,4-alpha-glucan branching protein GlgB — MNNTEAHPNSLFSDFDLYLFGQGQHHKIYEKLGAHPVEFNGTKGVYFAVWAPSAHEVAVIGDFNHWNRDTHLMKRIEGGNPGIWELFIPNIGVGEKYKFAIKNHHKETVEKTDPYGYQQEVRPATASIVTDLSYTWDDQDWLEKRAQTNPQEQPVSVYEVHLGSWKHTSWDNQPKNGVPVGVPYKDNARFLNYRELADELIPYVKEMGYTHIELLPVTEYPFDGSWGYQVVGYYAVTSRYGTPQDFMYFVDQCHQQGLGVIIDWVPGHFPKDSHGLARFDFTALYEYEDPRKGEHLEWGTLVFDYGRNEVRNFLMASAIFWFEMYHIDGIRVDAVSSMIYLNYQREPGQWVPNQYGGDDNIEAVSFLRELNKTIFGYYPGILSIAEEATEWKDVSRPIEGGGLGFNFKWNMGWMNDTLKYFLINPHDRSSYHNKLTFSLWYAFNENFMLALSHDEVVHGKGHLFQKMGGQGGISDWDRIANLRVLFAYMFTHPGKKTLFMGMEFGQTHEWRYNLDLEWFLLDSELHWKLKKLVQDLNTIYRTEPALYTDDFTPNGFQWIDCHDAGRGMLSFIRKDKFTHEKIVVVCNFKDYDQYNYWLGVPDHGNYIELINTDSHTYGGSGKGNLSPMHSKQWNTEHFHNALEITVPKFSAIMFKLKRD; from the coding sequence ATGAACAATACCGAAGCACATCCAAATAGCTTGTTCAGTGATTTCGACCTGTATCTATTCGGTCAGGGACAGCATCACAAGATTTATGAGAAATTAGGGGCGCATCCTGTCGAATTTAATGGAACAAAAGGGGTTTACTTTGCGGTTTGGGCTCCTAGTGCCCATGAGGTCGCTGTTATTGGCGATTTCAACCACTGGAACCGAGACACCCACTTAATGAAACGAATTGAAGGGGGAAACCCAGGGATTTGGGAACTTTTTATCCCCAATATTGGCGTTGGCGAAAAATACAAATTTGCTATTAAAAATCACCATAAAGAAACGGTGGAAAAAACCGACCCCTATGGTTATCAACAAGAAGTGCGGCCAGCAACAGCTTCAATTGTCACCGATTTATCCTATACTTGGGACGACCAAGACTGGTTAGAGAAAAGAGCCCAGACTAACCCCCAAGAACAACCCGTTTCCGTCTATGAAGTCCATTTAGGCTCATGGAAACATACCAGTTGGGATAATCAACCTAAAAATGGAGTTCCCGTCGGTGTTCCTTACAAGGATAACGCCCGTTTTCTGAATTATCGAGAATTAGCGGATGAATTAATTCCCTACGTCAAAGAGATGGGTTATACCCACATCGAACTCCTTCCGGTAACCGAGTACCCCTTTGATGGGTCTTGGGGATATCAAGTGGTCGGTTATTATGCCGTTACTTCACGGTATGGGACTCCACAAGATTTTATGTATTTTGTGGATCAATGCCATCAACAGGGATTAGGAGTCATTATCGACTGGGTTCCTGGGCATTTTCCCAAGGATAGCCATGGGTTAGCTCGTTTTGATTTTACCGCCCTCTATGAGTATGAAGATCCCCGTAAGGGAGAACATTTAGAATGGGGAACCCTCGTCTTTGACTATGGCCGTAACGAGGTACGCAATTTCTTAATGGCCAGTGCCATTTTTTGGTTTGAAATGTATCATATTGACGGGATTCGCGTTGATGCTGTCTCTTCGATGATCTATTTGAACTATCAGCGAGAACCCGGCCAATGGGTTCCCAACCAATACGGAGGGGATGATAATATCGAGGCGGTTTCCTTCCTGCGGGAATTGAACAAGACGATTTTCGGTTATTATCCAGGGATTCTCTCCATCGCAGAAGAGGCCACGGAATGGAAAGATGTCTCTCGTCCCATCGAAGGGGGTGGACTGGGATTTAATTTCAAATGGAATATGGGGTGGATGAACGATACCCTCAAATATTTTCTGATTAATCCCCACGATCGCTCTAGTTATCACAATAAACTAACCTTTAGTTTGTGGTACGCCTTCAATGAGAATTTCATGCTGGCACTCTCCCATGATGAAGTCGTCCATGGTAAAGGCCATTTATTCCAAAAAATGGGCGGTCAAGGTGGCATTAGTGATTGGGACAGAATTGCTAATTTACGGGTACTCTTTGCCTATATGTTCACCCATCCAGGCAAGAAAACCCTATTTATGGGTATGGAATTTGGCCAGACCCATGAATGGCGTTACAATCTCGATCTTGAATGGTTCTTGCTTGATTCTGAACTGCATTGGAAACTGAAAAAGTTAGTTCAAGATCTCAATACGATTTACCGAACAGAACCTGCCCTTTATACGGATGATTTTACGCCTAATGGCTTCCAATGGATTGATTGTCATGACGCTGGCCGTGGAATGCTTTCCTTTATCCGTAAAGACAAGTTTACCCATGAGAAGATCGTAGTCGTTTGTAACTTTAAGGACTATGACCAATATAACTATTGGTTGGGCGTTCCTGATCACGGAAACTACATCGAATTAATCAATACAGATTCTCATACCTATGGAGGAAGTGGCAAGGGCAATTTATCGCCTATGCACTCTAAACAATGGAATACTGAACATTTCCACAATGCGTTAGAAATTACGGTTCCTAAATTTAGTGCGATTATGTTTAAACTCAAACGAGATTAA
- a CDS encoding methylated-DNA--[protein]-cysteine S-methyltransferase has protein sequence MKPVQMNFLIETSTSDAETYERIAQAIAFMRQNHLNQPDLATIAQQVHLSEYHFQRLFTRWAGISPKHFVQYLTVEYAKSKIAETANLLDLTAEVGLSSPGRLHDLFVKLEAMSPGEFKAGGIGLQIGYGIHPTPFGDCLIATTPRGICNLHFLDITSKDAVEQAFRLEWANADIRQDQQATQEICDRIFEPSTTKNKPLVLHVKGTNFQIQVWRALLSVPFGGITTYQGLAAGMGRPTAARAVGNALGSNPVAYLIPCHRVIRESGEFGGFRWGLERKTVLLGWEASRNQNQNQNREQDLT, from the coding sequence ATGAAACCAGTTCAGATGAATTTCTTGATCGAAACCAGCACATCTGATGCCGAAACCTATGAGCGGATTGCTCAAGCGATCGCGTTTATGCGTCAGAATCATTTGAATCAGCCGGATTTAGCAACAATCGCTCAGCAGGTGCATCTTAGCGAATATCACTTTCAACGGCTTTTCACCCGATGGGCAGGCATCAGCCCGAAGCACTTTGTGCAATATCTCACGGTGGAATATGCAAAATCAAAAATCGCTGAGACTGCTAATCTGCTTGATTTGACTGCGGAAGTTGGGCTATCGAGTCCAGGACGGTTACATGACCTGTTTGTGAAGTTGGAAGCCATGTCGCCTGGTGAGTTTAAGGCAGGGGGTATCGGGTTACAGATTGGGTATGGCATTCATCCAACCCCATTCGGAGACTGCTTAATTGCGACGACTCCCCGTGGTATCTGTAATCTTCATTTTCTAGATATCACTAGCAAAGATGCTGTTGAACAGGCTTTCCGCTTAGAGTGGGCAAATGCCGATATCAGACAAGATCAACAAGCTACTCAAGAAATCTGCGATCGCATTTTCGAGCCAAGTACAACTAAAAACAAACCTTTGGTTCTTCATGTAAAAGGGACGAATTTTCAGATTCAAGTTTGGCGGGCACTCTTGAGCGTTCCTTTTGGCGGAATCACAACTTATCAAGGATTAGCAGCAGGGATGGGTCGCCCAACGGCAGCAAGAGCCGTCGGTAACGCATTGGGAAGTAATCCAGTGGCGTACTTGATTCCCTGCCATCGAGTAATCCGAGAATCCGGTGAGTTCGGGGGTTTTCGTTGGGGACTCGAACGTAAGACTGTTCTGCTAGGTTGGGAAGCAAGTCGAAATCAGAATCAGAATCAGAACAGGGAGCAGGATTTGACATGA
- the trxB gene encoding thioredoxin-disulfide reductase, whose translation MVSSTVENLVIIGSGPAGYTAAIYAGRAKLKPFLFEGLKAGGIRGGQLMTTTEVENFPGFPEGITGPDLMDRMRAQAERWGAQCYTEDVVEVDLRQRPFKIRSTEQEVYAHSLIIATGATARRLGIASEQEFWSRGISACAICDGATPLFKDEELAIVGGGDTACEEALYLTKYGSHIHVLVRREEMRAGKIMQNRVLDHPNITVHWNTEILDGIAKGGKLVGLTTRNTQTGETGELAVKGLFYAIGHTPNTELFKGQIELDEEGYILVKPGTVETNVEGVFAAGDVQDSNYRQAVTAAGTGCMAALVAERWLSHNNLIQEDQQTPEKEEYEYKDESGTGLVADTEETFDISKTRHVGGYALRKLFHESDRLILVKYVSPVCGPCHTLKPILNKVVEEYDGRIHYVEIDIEADPEIAKNAMVTGTPTVQFFKDKEIVEQLLGVKQKSQYRQVIDKYVPATV comes from the coding sequence ATGGTCAGTTCAACCGTAGAAAACTTAGTCATTATTGGGTCAGGTCCGGCAGGATATACGGCCGCTATTTATGCAGGAAGGGCTAAATTAAAGCCTTTTCTCTTTGAAGGACTCAAAGCAGGAGGCATTCGGGGCGGTCAATTAATGACTACCACCGAGGTCGAAAATTTTCCAGGGTTTCCTGAAGGGATTACTGGACCTGACTTAATGGATCGCATGAGAGCCCAAGCAGAACGGTGGGGAGCGCAATGTTACACCGAAGATGTGGTAGAAGTAGATTTACGTCAGCGTCCCTTTAAAATTCGTTCCACAGAACAGGAAGTTTACGCCCATAGTCTCATTATCGCTACAGGAGCAACCGCTAGACGTTTAGGGATTGCCAGTGAACAAGAGTTCTGGAGTCGGGGAATTTCCGCTTGTGCCATCTGTGACGGGGCAACGCCTCTGTTTAAGGATGAAGAATTAGCTATTGTCGGAGGAGGAGATACCGCTTGTGAAGAGGCTTTGTATTTAACCAAATATGGCTCCCATATCCATGTCCTCGTCCGTCGAGAGGAAATGCGCGCGGGTAAAATTATGCAAAACCGCGTTCTAGACCATCCTAACATTACAGTTCACTGGAATACAGAGATACTCGATGGAATCGCCAAAGGCGGGAAACTCGTTGGACTCACAACTCGCAATACTCAAACCGGAGAAACGGGAGAATTAGCGGTTAAAGGGCTATTTTATGCGATCGGTCATACCCCCAATACAGAGTTATTTAAAGGGCAAATTGAACTTGATGAGGAGGGGTATATTCTCGTTAAACCCGGAACCGTTGAAACCAACGTCGAAGGCGTGTTTGCGGCCGGAGATGTTCAAGATTCTAACTATCGCCAAGCAGTGACAGCCGCCGGGACAGGGTGTATGGCTGCCTTAGTGGCAGAACGCTGGTTATCTCACAATAATCTGATTCAAGAAGATCAGCAAACCCCAGAAAAAGAAGAATACGAGTATAAAGATGAGTCAGGAACGGGTCTGGTAGCGGATACAGAAGAAACCTTTGATATCAGCAAAACCCGTCATGTGGGAGGTTATGCCCTACGGAAATTATTCCATGAGAGCGATCGCTTGATTTTAGTCAAATATGTCTCGCCTGTCTGCGGTCCGTGCCATACCCTCAAACCCATTTTAAATAAGGTGGTAGAGGAATATGATGGCAGAATCCATTATGTGGAAATTGACATCGAAGCTGACCCCGAAATTGCTAAAAATGCCATGGTGACGGGAACTCCAACCGTGCAGTTTTTCAAGGACAAGGAAATTGTTGAGCAATTGTTAGGAGTCAAACAAAAAAGTCAATACCGTCAAGTGATTGATAAATATGTCCCCGCTACGGTGTAG
- a CDS encoding type II toxin-antitoxin system RelE/ParE family toxin, producing the protein MRLKTREPETLQDLYIPPSNRLEKLSEDRKNQYSIPINNQWRISFIWKNSNAYNLEIYD; encoded by the coding sequence ATTAGACTCAAGACTAGAGAGCCTGAAACTTTACAGGATTTATACATTCCTCCATCTAATCGGTTGGAAAAATTATCAGAAGATAGGAAAAATCAATATAGTATCCCAATCAACAATCAGTGGCGAATCTCTTTTATTTGGAAAAATAGCAATGCTTATAATCTAGAAATATATGACTGA
- a CDS encoding CobW family GTP-binding protein: MQTVDKQLETPDPMDTPKHGLPVTIITGFLGSGKTTLLNHILSNQEGLKTAVLVNEFGEIGIDNELIVTTSDNMVELSNGCVCCTINEDLIQAVYKVLERPEKVDYLVVETTGIADPLPVALTFLGTELRDMTRLDSIITMVDCANFSLDLFNSQAAQSQIAYGDIIVLNKTDLVDEGDVDSLEIRLRDMKQGARILRTQKSQVPLPLILSVGLFESSKYFDTEDAKDHHEHHHHDHHEHECEHEHHDHDHDCEHHDHDHEHHHHHHHSNHLENDGFVSISFASDKPFSIRKFQYFLDNQLPENVFRAKGILWFNESPKRHIFHLSGKRFTLDDDEWKGEPKNQLVLIGQNLDTQTLYEQIENCLALPSSSRGKGFGQ, encoded by the coding sequence ATGCAGACAGTTGATAAACAGCTAGAAACTCCCGACCCAATGGATACCCCTAAACACGGATTACCCGTCACCATTATTACAGGGTTTCTTGGTAGTGGAAAAACCACCCTTCTTAATCACATTCTCAGCAACCAAGAAGGACTCAAAACAGCCGTTCTTGTCAATGAATTTGGAGAAATTGGCATTGATAACGAACTGATTGTCACCACTAGCGATAACATGGTAGAACTCAGTAATGGTTGTGTTTGTTGTACCATTAATGAAGATTTAATTCAAGCTGTTTATAAAGTTTTAGAACGTCCTGAAAAAGTTGATTATTTAGTGGTTGAAACCACAGGAATTGCTGATCCCTTACCCGTTGCTTTAACCTTTTTAGGCACAGAATTACGGGATATGACCCGTCTAGATTCTATCATTACGATGGTAGATTGTGCGAATTTCAGCCTAGATTTATTCAATTCCCAAGCGGCACAAAGTCAGATTGCTTACGGGGATATTATTGTTCTCAATAAAACTGATTTAGTAGATGAAGGTGATGTTGATTCATTAGAAATTCGCCTCCGAGATATGAAGCAAGGAGCAAGAATTTTACGCACACAAAAATCCCAAGTTCCCTTACCTTTAATTCTTAGCGTAGGGTTATTTGAATCGAGCAAGTATTTTGATACTGAAGACGCAAAAGATCACCACGAACATCATCACCACGATCACCATGAGCATGAGTGTGAACATGAACATCACGACCATGATCATGACTGTGAACATCATGACCATGACCATGAACATCACCACCATCATCACCATTCCAATCACTTAGAAAATGATGGATTTGTCTCTATTTCCTTTGCGAGTGATAAACCTTTTTCTATTCGTAAATTCCAATATTTTCTCGATAACCAACTCCCAGAAAATGTCTTTCGTGCTAAAGGAATACTCTGGTTTAATGAAAGTCCAAAACGTCATATCTTTCATCTAAGTGGAAAGCGTTTTACTCTCGACGATGATGAATGGAAAGGAGAACCTAAAAATCAATTAGTATTAATTGGTCAAAACCTGGATACCCAAACATTGTATGAACAGATAGAAAACTGTCTTGCTTTGCCTTCTAGTAGTCGGGGTAAAGGGTTCGGTCAATAA
- a CDS encoding DUF1517 domain-containing protein gives MSSWRDRINQFTGKTRFVVSRIFLHLSGDEVAPILGLLNQTAQNAIESEGDLQVLGEGLVDICQKLLDMTSYWQSAANEGDVFWKEEDAGDYITELFTDSAQRYLSEPEFGNSTSAENTPLSLPATRNVVVMITVAFKGEIPDLETNLADREALEYGLKALINLHYQGLLEAIDFHFSPAQFGDELTDEQLLLNFPELIPL, from the coding sequence ATGAGTTCTTGGCGCGATCGCATTAATCAATTCACCGGAAAAACTCGGTTTGTCGTCTCTCGGATTTTCCTCCATCTGTCCGGGGATGAAGTCGCCCCCATTTTAGGACTTTTGAACCAGACAGCCCAGAATGCCATAGAATCCGAGGGCGATTTACAGGTATTAGGGGAAGGTTTGGTAGATATCTGTCAAAAACTGCTAGATATGACTTCCTATTGGCAATCAGCCGCCAATGAAGGGGATGTTTTCTGGAAAGAAGAAGATGCTGGAGATTATATCACCGAATTATTTACCGATTCAGCCCAACGTTACCTCAGTGAACCAGAATTTGGCAATTCCACAAGTGCGGAAAATACCCCTTTATCCTTGCCAGCGACTCGTAACGTCGTTGTTATGATCACAGTAGCCTTTAAAGGCGAAATTCCTGACCTAGAAACTAATCTTGCTGACAGAGAAGCCTTAGAGTATGGCTTAAAAGCCCTTATAAACCTCCATTATCAAGGATTACTAGAAGCCATTGACTTTCACTTTTCGCCAGCGCAATTTGGGGATGAACTGACCGATGAACAATTATTGCTCAATTTCCCTGAATTAATCCCCCTATAA
- a CDS encoding RNA methyltransferase, with amino-acid sequence MSLTQVRIILVEPAGPLNVGSVARVMKNMALERLILVNPQCDPLSEEAKRMAVHGIDVLEQAQRVSSLPEALQGCQRAIATTGRPRTSTSLETPKNALPWLLTPHLTSALIFGPEDRGLSNEELNYAQRFVCIPSNSEYPSLNLAQSVAVCTYELYQAAQNPQNVPPYPATEPASLDILEGYYQHLETFLLKIGYLHPHTATAKMEKFRKLYNRANLSAEEVALLRGIVGHIDALWYLVNRNQ; translated from the coding sequence ATGTCTTTAACCCAAGTCAGAATTATTTTGGTTGAACCAGCCGGTCCTTTAAATGTAGGATCGGTGGCTAGAGTGATGAAAAATATGGCTTTAGAAAGGTTAATTCTGGTTAATCCTCAATGTGACCCTCTGAGTGAAGAAGCCAAGCGAATGGCCGTTCATGGAATCGATGTCTTAGAACAAGCGCAACGAGTCTCTAGTTTACCAGAAGCTCTACAAGGATGCCAACGAGCGATCGCCACCACTGGCCGTCCCCGTACTTCAACTTCCCTAGAAACGCCTAAAAATGCCCTCCCCTGGTTATTAACCCCCCATCTTACCAGTGCCCTCATTTTTGGACCTGAGGATAGGGGATTAAGTAACGAAGAACTCAATTATGCCCAGCGTTTTGTCTGTATTCCCTCTAATTCTGAGTATCCCTCCCTCAACCTCGCTCAATCTGTGGCTGTTTGCACCTACGAACTCTATCAAGCAGCCCAAAACCCTCAGAATGTACCCCCGTACCCTGCTACTGAACCGGCCTCCCTTGATATTCTAGAAGGGTATTATCAACATTTAGAGACGTTTTTGCTCAAAATTGGCTATTTGCACCCTCACACTGCCACAGCCAAGATGGAAAAGTTCCGCAAGCTCTATAATCGGGCTAACCTCAGTGCAGAAGAAGTTGCCCTACTACGGGGTATTGTCGGACATATCGATGCACTCTGGTATCTTGTTAACCGAAATCAATGA
- a CDS encoding VOC family protein: MIKINRIDHLILTVQDIEKTCQFYSEVLGMQVYTFLGDRKGLKFGNQTIRLHQFKKEFEPKAYYPTPGSADICLISETPLEQVIEHLKLHQVEIVEGPLPRTGSIGTLESVYIRDPDLNLIEVSNYKS, from the coding sequence ATGATTAAAATTAATCGAATTGATCATCTGATTTTGACGGTACAAGATATTGAGAAAACTTGTCAATTTTATTCTGAAGTATTAGGAATGCAAGTCTATACTTTCTTAGGGGATAGAAAAGGGTTAAAATTTGGCAATCAAACTATCAGATTACATCAATTTAAAAAAGAGTTTGAACCTAAAGCCTATTATCCCACCCCTGGCTCTGCGGATATCTGTTTAATTAGCGAAACTCCTCTAGAACAAGTTATTGAACATCTCAAATTGCATCAAGTAGAAATTGTTGAAGGACCCCTACCCAGAACTGGGAGCATTGGAACCCTAGAATCAGTCTATATTCGAGATCCTGATCTGAATTTAATTGAAGTTTCTAACTATAAATCCTAA
- a CDS encoding NUDIX hydrolase encodes MLSNTPWKILTRLVEIRSPWLTLIGEKLEDNHQQILEYWRVEKADSVIIMTTQNNHFIFPPPSYRPGLGEITLDFPGGRVPDDKTPLEAIGAILKRELGIEEKEIDSLTPMNSKGWAINSSFSNQKLYGFVAIISPEASINPEKLGANYPITEEGITQLLKELTCLQCRGILLEWLRTYSANQGIK; translated from the coding sequence ATGCTTTCTAATACTCCTTGGAAAATCTTGACTCGTTTGGTTGAAATTCGTTCACCTTGGTTGACTTTAATTGGTGAAAAACTAGAAGATAATCATCAACAAATTTTAGAGTATTGGCGCGTTGAAAAAGCTGATTCAGTTATTATTATGACGACTCAAAACAATCATTTTATCTTTCCTCCACCCAGTTATCGTCCAGGGTTAGGAGAAATAACGTTAGATTTTCCAGGGGGACGAGTTCCTGATGATAAAACCCCCCTAGAAGCTATTGGAGCTATCTTAAAACGAGAATTAGGAATTGAGGAAAAGGAAATTGACTCTCTAACTCCTATGAATAGTAAAGGATGGGCAATTAATAGTTCTTTTTCTAATCAAAAACTCTACGGTTTTGTCGCTATTATATCACCTGAAGCCTCAATTAATCCAGAAAAGTTAGGCGCAAACTATCCTATAACAGAAGAAGGAATAACCCAGTTACTTAAAGAGTTGACTTGTCTACAATGTCGAGGAATTTTGTTAGAATGGCTACGGACATATAGTGCAAATCAAGGAATTAAATAA